One Prevotella melaninogenica DNA window includes the following coding sequences:
- a CDS encoding DUF4381 domain-containing protein, which translates to MRKYIVIFILLILAVVSHAQVQVTASVDSTKILIGGRSHYFITVYAPKGTKISFPEFNNKKEIISDVEVLSAKSDTANANGKVRIRRIYTITAWDAKRYTIPAQKVIVDGATKTTGNVALDVQAVPIDTVKSTPMPPDDIQKVPFSWGEWVPVILVLVLALILICIVFYLYRILCHKKNGRTPKNTRTLSYYEQAKQDLSEIAANKMLYAEQKDYYTDVTNVLRKYISQRYNINALEMTSHEILGSMKDVCDVSELKVVFNTADLVKFAKYSTDANDMTYYFDSIVHFIDSTKVDEPKEVIEEPKENISDTRSRKTIKFAIGLLLVTSVALLIYAAFEAYALLM; encoded by the coding sequence ATGAGAAAATATATTGTTATATTTATATTGCTTATCCTAGCAGTTGTAAGCCATGCACAAGTACAGGTAACGGCAAGTGTGGATTCTACCAAAATATTGATAGGTGGACGTTCACACTATTTCATTACTGTATATGCACCTAAAGGGACGAAGATTTCTTTTCCAGAATTTAATAATAAAAAAGAGATAATATCAGATGTTGAAGTACTTAGTGCTAAGTCTGACACAGCAAATGCAAATGGTAAGGTAAGAATTAGACGAATATATACCATTACAGCATGGGATGCTAAGCGTTATACTATTCCTGCACAGAAAGTTATTGTAGATGGTGCGACTAAGACAACAGGTAATGTTGCTTTGGATGTTCAGGCTGTTCCTATTGATACAGTGAAAAGTACTCCTATGCCACCAGATGATATTCAAAAGGTTCCTTTTTCATGGGGGGAATGGGTTCCTGTAATTTTAGTACTTGTACTTGCACTTATACTTATCTGCATTGTTTTCTATCTTTATAGAATTCTTTGCCATAAGAAAAATGGTAGGACACCAAAGAATACACGTACACTATCCTACTATGAGCAAGCAAAACAAGACCTTTCTGAGATAGCTGCAAATAAAATGTTGTATGCAGAACAGAAGGATTATTATACAGATGTTACAAACGTTCTCAGAAAATATATTTCACAGCGTTACAATATCAACGCATTGGAAATGACTTCTCATGAGATCTTAGGAAGCATGAAGGACGTTTGTGATGTTTCTGAATTAAAAGTAGTATTCAACACAGCAGACCTTGTAAAATTCGCTAAATATTCAACAGATGCGAATGACATGACATATTATTTTGATAGTATTGTTCATTTTATAGATAGTACAAAGGTTGATGAACCAAAAGAGGTTATTGAAGAACCAAAAGAAAACATAAGCGATACTCGTTCACGTAAGACAATAAAGTTCGCTATTGGATTACTATTAGTGACATCCGTAGCTTTGCTTATTTACGCTGCATTTGAAGCCTACGCGCTTTTGATGTAA
- the rimO gene encoding 30S ribosomal protein S12 methylthiotransferase RimO — MKKNQIDIVTMGCSKNLVDSELIMKQFEENGFHCTHDSKRPQGEIAVINTCGFIEAAKEESINTILEFINRKKNGQLNKLYVMGCLSQRYKDELEAELPEVDKFYGKFNYKQLLTDLGKADVPACNGVRHLTTPRHYAYVKIAEGCDRHCAYCAIPLITGRHHSRPVEEVLDEVRGLVAQGVKEFQIIEQELTYYGVDLDGKHHITELISRMADIEGVEWIRLHYAYPNQFPLDLLDVIAEKPNLCKYLDIAFQHISDHMLDRMRRHVSKQETLDLITEIRRRVPGIHLRTTLLVGFPGETDEDFEELKEFVTNARFERMGAFSYSEEEGTYSANHYKDDVPEDVKQARLDELMVIQQGISEELEAEKVGKTFKVIIDRKEGEYYVGRTEFCSPEVDPEVLISSAEKPLRIGKFYDVCITDSDEFDLFGEVVK, encoded by the coding sequence ATGAAGAAAAATCAGATAGATATTGTTACCATGGGCTGCTCAAAGAATCTTGTAGATTCAGAGCTAATCATGAAGCAATTTGAAGAAAACGGCTTTCATTGTACACATGACTCAAAGCGTCCACAGGGTGAGATTGCCGTTATCAATACATGCGGATTCATCGAAGCTGCAAAAGAAGAAAGTATCAATACGATTCTTGAATTTATCAATAGAAAGAAGAATGGACAGCTTAATAAGCTCTATGTAATGGGCTGTCTGTCACAACGATACAAAGACGAACTTGAAGCAGAACTTCCAGAGGTAGATAAGTTCTATGGTAAGTTCAATTATAAACAGTTGCTGACAGATCTTGGTAAGGCAGATGTTCCTGCATGTAATGGTGTTAGGCATCTTACCACTCCACGCCATTATGCTTATGTAAAGATTGCCGAGGGTTGTGATCGTCATTGTGCTTATTGTGCCATTCCATTGATTACGGGGCGTCATCATTCACGTCCTGTTGAAGAAGTTTTGGATGAGGTAAGAGGGCTTGTTGCTCAAGGAGTGAAGGAGTTTCAGATTATTGAGCAGGAACTGACCTACTATGGTGTAGACCTTGATGGTAAACATCATATTACTGAACTTATATCACGAATGGCTGATATAGAAGGAGTAGAGTGGATTCGCCTCCATTATGCTTACCCTAATCAGTTCCCACTTGACCTTCTCGATGTAATCGCAGAAAAACCAAATCTGTGTAAATATTTGGATATAGCCTTCCAACATATTTCGGACCATATGCTCGACCGTATGCGCCGTCATGTGAGTAAGCAGGAAACACTTGATTTAATTACAGAGATACGTCGTCGTGTACCTGGTATTCATCTTCGTACAACACTTCTTGTTGGTTTCCCTGGTGAGACTGATGAAGATTTTGAGGAATTAAAGGAGTTTGTTACTAATGCTCGCTTTGAGCGTATGGGAGCCTTCTCTTATTCAGAAGAAGAAGGTACCTATAGTGCAAATCATTATAAAGATGATGTTCCAGAGGATGTTAAACAGGCTCGCCTCGATGAACTAATGGTTATTCAACAAGGGATATCAGAAGAATTAGAAGCAGAGAAGGTAGGTAAAACCTTTAAAGTTATTATTGACCGTAAGGAAGGAGAATACTATGTTGGTCGTACAGAATTTTGTTCACCAGAGGTGGACCCTGAAGTCTTGATATCATCAGCAGAGAAGCCTTTACGTATCGGTAAATTCTATGATGTATGCATCACAGACTCCGATGAGTTTGACCTTTTTGGAGAGGTAGTTAAGTAA
- a CDS encoding RsiV family protein: MTKKLFTIFAFSTMLIFIMSSCGHKSSAPKKLDIPTAVVSVDTVARLSDAIQCHVHVDFTYLKESKYAAVNDSLLRMGLLQPDYFAINNDKLTPKTAIPSFVRLYIKQYMEIAQLIRQKEKDKSQLIGELTIKTELRAAADKYITALSHIAINNGNGQLTKYTIVRNFNPQNGKLITLQDQFGKDYKETLTKEIIKRIAEKEDLEKDDIAGLQAKGYFIGIAPYPAENFILTDDSTVFIYTPGEISQKEVRVTIDN; the protein is encoded by the coding sequence ATGACAAAGAAGTTATTTACAATATTTGCTTTTTCCACAATGCTAATATTCATTATGAGCAGTTGTGGACACAAGTCATCAGCACCAAAGAAGTTGGATATCCCAACAGCTGTCGTTTCTGTAGACACTGTAGCTCGTCTTTCAGATGCAATACAATGTCATGTGCATGTAGATTTCACTTACTTGAAAGAGAGTAAATACGCAGCTGTCAATGATTCTTTGCTAAGAATGGGGCTTTTACAACCAGACTATTTCGCTATCAATAACGATAAACTCACTCCTAAGACTGCTATTCCGTCCTTTGTAAGGCTGTATATAAAGCAGTATATGGAAATAGCACAGCTTATTCGTCAGAAAGAAAAAGATAAAAGTCAACTCATTGGCGAGCTAACTATCAAGACAGAATTAAGAGCTGCTGCGGACAAATATATTACCGCCTTATCACACATTGCCATTAACAATGGCAACGGTCAGCTTACAAAGTATACGATTGTACGTAATTTTAATCCCCAGAACGGTAAACTTATCACACTTCAAGACCAATTTGGTAAGGATTATAAAGAGACACTAACAAAGGAAATCATTAAACGTATAGCAGAGAAAGAAGACCTTGAGAAAGATGATATAGCAGGATTACAAGCAAAGGGATATTTCATTGGTATAGCTCCCTACCCTGCAGAAAACTTCATTCTTACAGATGATTCAACTGTATTCATCTATACCCCAGGTGAGATTAGTCAGAAAGAAGTTAGAGTTACTATCGACAACTAA
- the panB gene encoding 3-methyl-2-oxobutanoate hydroxymethyltransferase — MGYLTTDKKKVTAKTLLEMKAAGEKITQMTAYDFTTAGIIDAAGIDSILVGDSASNVMAGNQDTTPITVEQMIYHARSVVRACQRCLVVCDMPFGSYQISREDGIRNAIRIIKETGAGALKMEGGKEIADTVKGIVDAGIPVIGHLGLTPQSIHKFGGYGLRAKDDAEAEKLIEDALALDAAGVSAITLEKVPASLATKVTSMVKAATIGIGAGNGTDGQVLVYADALGMTQGFKPKFLRHFANVNKCMTEGVQEYIKCVKDTSFPSESESY; from the coding sequence ATGGGATATTTAACAACAGATAAGAAGAAAGTTACTGCAAAAACATTATTAGAAATGAAGGCAGCGGGGGAGAAGATTACTCAAATGACTGCCTATGACTTTACGACAGCAGGAATTATTGATGCCGCAGGAATCGACAGTATTCTTGTTGGTGATTCTGCATCGAATGTGATGGCAGGTAATCAAGATACAACTCCTATTACTGTTGAACAGATGATTTATCATGCACGTTCTGTTGTACGTGCTTGTCAACGTTGTCTTGTTGTTTGTGATATGCCATTCGGTTCTTATCAGATAAGTCGTGAAGATGGTATTCGCAATGCTATTCGTATTATAAAAGAAACTGGTGCAGGTGCACTCAAAATGGAAGGTGGTAAGGAGATTGCTGATACTGTTAAAGGAATAGTTGATGCTGGTATTCCTGTTATTGGACATCTTGGTCTTACTCCGCAAAGTATTCATAAGTTTGGTGGATATGGACTACGTGCCAAAGACGACGCAGAAGCTGAAAAACTTATAGAAGATGCACTTGCGCTTGATGCAGCAGGTGTCAGTGCTATCACACTTGAGAAAGTTCCTGCTTCTTTAGCCACAAAGGTTACTTCTATGGTGAAAGCAGCAACAATAGGTATCGGGGCTGGTAATGGCACAGATGGTCAGGTACTTGTTTATGCAGATGCTCTTGGTATGACACAGGGCTTCAAGCCTAAGTTCCTCCGTCATTTCGCTAATGTCAACAAATGTATGACAGAGGGTGTACAAGAATATATTAAATGTGTGAAGGATACGAGCTTTCCTTCAGAATCTGAGTCATATTAA
- a CDS encoding HAD family hydrolase, producing MVKACLFDLDGVVFDTEPFYTLFWRNLDKRLRPNIDNFEHIIKGQTLAQIYDKYFTGEEEKQEEITALLYEYEQNMSFNYITGFEDFVKDVRSKGIKTAVVTSSNLEKMQNVYNKHPEFKGYFDEILTSEDFEESKPSPDCYFKAAARFGLSPKECIVFEDSFNGLRSGIASGARVIGLATTNPVAEIEPYTKEVISNYDGFTLSDH from the coding sequence ATGGTAAAAGCTTGTTTGTTTGATTTGGATGGAGTTGTGTTCGATACAGAGCCTTTTTACACCTTGTTTTGGCGAAATTTGGATAAAAGACTTCGTCCTAATATTGATAATTTTGAGCATATTATTAAAGGACAGACACTTGCTCAGATATACGATAAGTATTTTACAGGAGAAGAAGAAAAGCAAGAGGAGATTACTGCACTTCTCTATGAATACGAACAGAATATGTCTTTTAATTATATTACTGGCTTCGAGGACTTTGTAAAAGATGTTAGAAGTAAAGGTATAAAGACTGCTGTTGTCACAAGTTCTAACCTTGAGAAGATGCAGAATGTTTATAATAAGCATCCAGAATTTAAGGGATACTTTGACGAGATTCTAACCTCTGAAGACTTTGAAGAGAGTAAACCATCACCTGATTGTTACTTTAAGGCTGCTGCTCGTTTCGGTCTATCACCTAAAGAATGCATTGTCTTTGAAGATAGCTTTAATGGATTGCGTTCGGGAATTGCGTCAGGAGCACGTGTAATAGGTCTTGCTACGACTAATCCTGTGGCTGAAATAGAACCTTATACAAAGGAGGTTATTAGTAATTATGATGGTTTTACTTTGTCAGACCATTAA
- a CDS encoding HU family DNA-binding protein produces the protein MAKTAIQLITSALAKQHNLSAADAAAFVDAFFDIISSELKNGNQVKIKGLGTFKVQAVKPRESVNVNTGERVLIEGHDKISFTPDTVMKELVNKPFSQFETVVINDGVDTEELERIPAEDSSDEVKSEFVDETTTKNTSEEKPVAEEERTEVEDTKEETNNSSSVKEDAVIEAEDNLNEKNLPVDVIEEPTSEENEAISNSEEKLSELEENKEEKQEVAIEADAKVDSIVESKVDAIVEPKSEEETIEVEVKSVQSVPNTSEEREESSNENNIENTELPNSSAPTHITEAEDTDVESSENGTLKKVALVAFIVIICLGIFLWARMSSTNSEKKTKEVAEQVNSSDDHSSLGTKTVSADTTSVTKVHKTPEKEETAKVDSFMALNSDPRIRYGAYNIIGIDRIVVLKKGETMEKYSRKTLGADMVGYFQVLNGRKTMQAGDTMKVPKVELRPEYRK, from the coding sequence ATGGCTAAGACTGCAATACAATTAATTACAAGTGCATTGGCTAAACAGCATAATCTGTCGGCTGCTGATGCGGCAGCTTTTGTTGATGCCTTTTTTGACATTATAAGTTCTGAATTAAAAAACGGTAATCAAGTAAAGATTAAAGGACTTGGAACCTTTAAGGTTCAAGCTGTTAAACCACGTGAGAGTGTTAATGTTAATACTGGCGAACGTGTACTTATTGAAGGTCATGACAAGATCAGTTTCACTCCAGATACAGTGATGAAGGAACTTGTGAACAAACCTTTCTCACAATTTGAGACTGTTGTTATCAATGATGGGGTTGATACAGAGGAATTAGAACGTATTCCTGCTGAAGATAGTTCTGATGAGGTAAAATCAGAATTTGTTGATGAAACCACAACAAAAAATACTTCTGAAGAAAAACCAGTTGCTGAGGAGGAAAGAACTGAGGTTGAAGATACAAAGGAAGAAACTAATAATAGTAGTTCTGTAAAAGAGGATGCGGTAATAGAGGCAGAAGATAATCTCAATGAAAAGAACTTACCTGTTGATGTTATAGAAGAGCCTACTTCAGAAGAGAATGAGGCTATCTCTAATTCAGAAGAAAAGCTTTCTGAACTTGAAGAAAATAAAGAGGAAAAACAGGAGGTTGCTATAGAGGCAGATGCTAAGGTCGACTCAATAGTTGAATCAAAGGTTGACGCTATAGTTGAACCAAAGAGTGAGGAGGAAACTATAGAGGTTGAGGTTAAGTCTGTACAATCTGTTCCTAATACATCAGAAGAGCGAGAAGAGTCTTCAAATGAGAATAATATTGAGAATACAGAATTACCAAATAGTTCTGCCCCAACTCATATTACTGAAGCCGAAGACACTGATGTAGAAAGTTCAGAGAATGGTACACTAAAGAAAGTTGCATTGGTTGCATTTATTGTAATCATATGTCTTGGTATATTTCTTTGGGCACGAATGAGTAGCACAAACTCAGAGAAGAAGACGAAAGAAGTAGCAGAGCAAGTAAATTCTTCTGATGATCATTCTTCCCTTGGCACAAAGACTGTTTCTGCAGATACAACATCTGTAACTAAAGTTCATAAAACACCTGAAAAGGAAGAGACAGCTAAAGTTGATTCTTTTATGGCTTTAAATAGTGACCCTCGTATCCGTTATGGTGCTTATAATATTATAGGCATTGATCGCATTGTTGTGTTGAAGAAAGGTGAGACTATGGAGAAGTATAGCCGAAAGACACTTGGTGCTGATATGGTTGGGTATTTTCAAGTTCTTAATGGTCGTAAGACAATGCAAGCTGGTGACACTATGAAAGTTCCAAAGGTTGAATTAAGACCAGAGTATAGAAAGTAA
- the ftsY gene encoding signal recognition particle-docking protein FtsY — translation MGLFGLFGKKKKETLDKGLEKTKENVFSKLTRAVAGKSKVDDEVLDDLEEILVTSDVGVDTTIKIIRRIEERVARDKYVSTSELNSILKSEITALLTENNTGDNGEWTLPEDTHPYVILVVGVNGVGKTTTIGKLAWQFKQAGKKVYLGAADTFRAAAVEQIQIWGDRVGVPVVKQQMGADPASVAFDTLQSAKANGADVVIIDTAGRLHNKVGLMNELKKIKDVMKKVVPEAPHEVLLVLDGSTGQNAFEQARQFAAVTQITSLAITKLDGTAKGGVVIGISDQLKVPVKYIGLGEGMEDLQLFDKVQFVDSLFK, via the coding sequence ATGGGATTATTCGGTTTATTCGGTAAGAAGAAAAAAGAAACACTTGACAAAGGACTTGAGAAAACAAAAGAAAATGTTTTCTCAAAACTGACACGTGCAGTGGCAGGAAAGTCAAAAGTAGATGATGAGGTCTTAGACGACCTTGAAGAGATTCTTGTAACGTCTGATGTAGGTGTAGATACAACTATTAAGATTATCCGACGCATTGAAGAACGCGTTGCCCGCGATAAGTATGTTTCAACAAGCGAGCTTAATAGTATTCTTAAAAGTGAGATAACGGCATTACTCACTGAAAATAATACAGGAGACAATGGTGAATGGACGTTACCAGAAGATACACATCCATACGTTATACTTGTTGTCGGAGTAAATGGTGTAGGTAAGACTACAACCATAGGTAAACTTGCTTGGCAGTTTAAGCAGGCTGGTAAGAAAGTTTATCTCGGTGCAGCTGATACCTTCCGCGCTGCTGCTGTTGAGCAGATTCAAATTTGGGGCGACCGTGTTGGTGTTCCTGTAGTGAAACAGCAGATGGGAGCAGACCCTGCAAGTGTTGCTTTTGATACACTGCAAAGTGCCAAAGCAAATGGTGCGGATGTAGTGATTATTGACACGGCAGGTCGTTTGCACAATAAAGTAGGCTTGATGAACGAGTTGAAGAAGATTAAGGATGTCATGAAGAAGGTTGTTCCTGAGGCTCCACACGAAGTACTGCTTGTACTTGATGGAAGTACTGGACAGAATGCCTTTGAACAGGCACGTCAGTTTGCTGCTGTAACACAGATTACATCTTTGGCTATTACAAAACTCGATGGAACCGCTAAGGGTGGAGTCGTGATAGGTATTAGCGACCAATTGAAGGTTCCTGTTAAGTATATTGGATTAGGTGAAGGCATGGAAGACTTGCAGCTTTTTGATAAGGTGCAGTTTGTTGATAGCCTATTTAAATAG
- a CDS encoding HU family DNA-binding protein has protein sequence MNNKEFIAALAARTGYTQDESQKMVKTVVDMMGKSFETGDPVPVIGFGTFEVKKRLERVMVNPSTGLRMLVPPKLVLNFKPAATIKGHVRKGGQDNG, from the coding sequence ATGAATAATAAAGAATTCATTGCAGCATTAGCAGCAAGAACTGGATATACACAGGATGAAAGCCAGAAGATGGTGAAAACTGTTGTAGACATGATGGGTAAGTCCTTTGAAACAGGCGATCCTGTGCCAGTTATTGGTTTCGGAACGTTTGAAGTTAAAAAGCGTTTGGAACGTGTTATGGTTAATCCTTCAACAGGTTTGCGTATGCTGGTTCCTCCAAAGTTGGTTCTTAACTTCAAACCTGCTGCAACAATCAAAGGACATGTAAGAAAGGGAGGACAAGACAATGGCTAA
- a CDS encoding MFS transporter — protein sequence MDTQNIPVHVRLWNKHFWLLAMANLLLVMSSYMLVATIPLRMEVRGYSMLQIALVMGVFFIGIYLFGSLSGYLVQRYRRKNVFNVSTLLLLAVTGVLYYLSNLPYNSFDYTLLVGLRFIQGAFYGLSQLVLLSTLIIDTVEAVHRTEANHAATWFGRFALSFGPLAGIMVYQTMNFASVLLLSCICLAVSFIFVNLIRFPFRMPSEDFSRFSCDRFLLKGSHWLFVNVTLITSVVGLLLSIEHSPRFYGMLMVGFIIAILAERFVFADADLRSEATTGMIVIGIAILLMITRNQESVSYIVPILIGLGVGLIGSRFLLFFIKMSDHCQRGTSQSTFLLAWETGIGVGLVLSYGVFNLDLPLILWIGLGILAVSLILYDTFIHSWYVKHKHR from the coding sequence ATGGATACTCAAAACATACCTGTTCACGTTCGTTTGTGGAATAAGCATTTTTGGTTATTGGCAATGGCTAATCTCTTGTTAGTCATGTCGTCTTATATGCTCGTTGCTACCATACCTTTGCGTATGGAAGTTAGAGGATATTCTATGTTACAGATAGCTTTGGTAATGGGTGTGTTCTTTATTGGAATATATCTCTTTGGTAGTCTTTCTGGCTATCTTGTTCAGCGCTATCGTCGCAAAAATGTATTTAATGTTTCAACATTATTACTATTGGCAGTTACAGGTGTACTTTATTATCTAAGTAATTTACCTTATAACTCTTTTGATTATACGCTACTTGTAGGACTTCGTTTCATACAAGGTGCTTTCTATGGCCTTTCTCAACTCGTCCTTCTTAGTACACTCATTATTGATACTGTAGAAGCTGTACACCGAACAGAAGCAAATCATGCCGCAACATGGTTTGGACGTTTTGCGCTCTCATTTGGTCCTTTAGCTGGAATCATGGTATACCAAACGATGAATTTTGCTTCGGTACTCCTCTTGTCTTGTATCTGCTTGGCTGTTTCTTTTATCTTTGTCAACTTAATAAGATTCCCATTTCGTATGCCAAGTGAGGATTTCTCTCGCTTTTCTTGCGATCGTTTTCTATTGAAAGGTAGTCATTGGCTTTTTGTCAACGTGACTCTTATCACATCTGTTGTTGGACTTCTTTTAAGTATAGAACACAGTCCTCGTTTTTATGGAATGCTGATGGTAGGCTTTATTATAGCAATTCTTGCTGAAAGATTTGTCTTTGCAGATGCTGATCTTCGCAGCGAAGCCACAACAGGAATGATTGTTATTGGTATTGCGATTCTACTGATGATTACTCGAAATCAAGAAAGTGTTAGCTATATCGTACCAATCCTTATTGGTTTGGGTGTAGGATTGATAGGAAGTAGATTCTTACTCTTTTTTATAAAGATGTCGGATCATTGTCAACGTGGAACGAGTCAGAGTACGTTTTTACTTGCTTGGGAAACAGGTATCGGTGTAGGTTTGGTCCTTTCTTATGGAGTTTTTAATCTTGACTTACCTCTTATTTTATGGATTGGACTTGGAATTTTGGCAGTCTCACTGATTCTGTATGATACTTTTATTCATAGCTGGTATGTAAAGCATAAGCATAGATAA
- a CDS encoding AAA family ATPase has translation MAESIDIRELNERIESQSSFVTNLTTGMNQVIVGQRHLIDSLLISLLSDGHILLEGVPGLAKTLAIKTLSQLVDARYSRIQFTPDLLPADVIGTQIYSQKDEAFHVKKGPVFANFVLADEINRAPAKVQSALLEAMQEHQVTIGDSTFTLPDPFLVLATQNPIEQEGTYMLPEAQVDRFMLKVVIDYPTLEEEKLVIRENLQESMPVVHPVITANEILEARRVVKDVYIDDKIMQYIADIVFATRYPERYQLPELKQMITFGGSPRASINLAKASRAYAFIKHRGYVVPEDVRAVAHDVLRHRIGLSYEAEAADLTTEKIISEIINKVQVP, from the coding sequence ATGGCAGAATCTATTGATATTAGAGAGTTGAACGAGCGAATAGAAAGTCAGAGTTCATTTGTAACCAACCTTACAACGGGTATGAATCAGGTTATCGTTGGTCAAAGACATCTGATAGACTCACTACTTATTTCGTTACTCAGTGATGGTCATATTCTTCTTGAGGGTGTGCCTGGTTTGGCAAAGACCCTTGCTATCAAGACTCTATCACAGCTTGTTGATGCACGTTATAGTCGTATTCAGTTTACTCCAGACCTTTTGCCAGCTGACGTTATTGGTACACAGATTTATTCTCAGAAGGATGAAGCCTTTCACGTAAAGAAAGGTCCTGTATTTGCTAATTTTGTACTTGCTGATGAAATCAATCGTGCTCCAGCAAAGGTTCAGAGTGCATTGTTAGAGGCTATGCAGGAGCATCAAGTAACAATTGGTGACTCTACTTTTACACTTCCAGACCCTTTCCTTGTATTGGCTACTCAGAATCCGATAGAGCAGGAGGGTACTTATATGCTTCCTGAAGCACAGGTAGACCGATTCATGTTGAAGGTTGTTATCGATTATCCTACATTAGAGGAAGAGAAACTTGTTATTCGTGAGAATCTTCAAGAGAGTATGCCTGTTGTACATCCTGTTATTACAGCGAATGAGATTCTTGAGGCACGTCGTGTGGTTAAGGATGTATATATCGATGATAAAATCATGCAGTATATTGCTGATATCGTTTTCGCTACACGTTATCCAGAGCGCTATCAATTGCCAGAATTGAAGCAAATGATAACATTTGGTGGAAGTCCACGTGCAAGTATCAATCTTGCAAAAGCAAGTCGTGCCTATGCTTTCATCAAGCATCGTGGTTATGTTGTCCCTGAAGATGTACGCGCAGTTGCACATGATGTTTTGCGTCATAGAATTGGTTTGTCTTACGAAGCAGAAGCAGCTGATCTTACAACAGAGAAGATTATTAGCGAGATTATCAACAAAGTACAGGTGCCTTAA
- a CDS encoding DUF58 domain-containing protein, translated as MDTTELLKKVRKIEIKTLGLSQNIFAGQYHSAFKGRGMAFSEVREYQYGDDVRDIDWNVTGRFHRPYVKVFEEERELTVMLLIDVSGSLDFGTSGQLKRECATEIAATLAFSAIQNNDKIGVIFFSDHIEKYIAPKKGRKHILYLIREMLTFTPNSKRTDVGISLEYLNKVMKRRCTAFVISDFYTRKDFSQELRIANKKHDVVAIQVYDPRAKEMPDVGLMKVVDAETGHEMYIDTHDARLRKVHNKYWEEREIRLHEMLTQSHVDSVAIATDDDYVKMLMTLFSKRNR; from the coding sequence ATGGATACTACTGAATTACTTAAGAAAGTCCGAAAGATTGAAATCAAGACCTTAGGACTGAGCCAGAATATCTTTGCAGGGCAGTATCATTCTGCCTTCAAAGGGCGTGGTATGGCCTTTTCTGAAGTACGCGAGTATCAGTATGGTGATGATGTAAGAGATATAGATTGGAATGTGACAGGACGTTTTCATCGTCCATACGTTAAGGTTTTTGAAGAAGAACGTGAGTTGACAGTGATGCTGCTAATAGATGTCAGTGGCTCGCTTGATTTTGGTACTTCTGGGCAGTTAAAACGTGAGTGTGCTACGGAGATAGCCGCTACATTAGCATTCTCTGCCATTCAAAATAATGATAAGATTGGTGTTATATTTTTTTCAGATCATATTGAGAAATATATTGCTCCAAAGAAAGGACGTAAGCATATCCTCTATCTTATTCGAGAGATGCTTACTTTTACTCCGAATAGTAAGAGGACAGATGTCGGCATAAGTCTTGAATACCTTAACAAGGTAATGAAGCGTCGTTGTACAGCCTTTGTAATCAGTGATTTTTATACTCGGAAGGATTTCAGTCAAGAACTACGAATAGCTAACAAAAAGCATGATGTTGTTGCCATCCAAGTTTATGACCCTCGAGCAAAAGAAATGCCTGATGTGGGTTTAATGAAGGTTGTTGATGCGGAGACAGGGCATGAGATGTATATTGATACACATGATGCTCGTTTACGAAAAGTACATAATAAATATTGGGAGGAGCGTGAGATACGATTACATGAGATGTTAACTCAGAGTCATGTTGATAGTGTGGCTATTGCAACGGATGACGACTATGTAAAAATGTTGATGACATTGTTTTCAAAGAGGAACCGATGA